The Microcella sp. genome includes the window GATGCCCCTCCCCTGGTGTTCACGACCATTCGCGACCTCGCGGTGCGGCAGCGAGTGGCGGCGGCCCCCGCGATCGTCATCGATCTGCTCGGCGGCCACTTGCGCGAAGTCGAGGCAGCGCTCGGAGTCAGTGCGCAGCCCGGCCGCGGCACCGTGCACAGCCTCGGCGACCTCGACCGCTACCACGACCGCATGTGGGCGATCGAGTACGCCATCGAGCACGACGACGGCCAGAGCCTGCGCGCGCTCGACCGGGCGCAGGTGATTCTCATCGCACCCTCGCGGTGCGGCAAGACGCCGACCTCGATGTACCTCGCGCTGCAGCACGGCATCGTCGTCGCCAACTACCCCCTCACCGACGACGACCTGCCCGAGGGCAGGCTGCCGAGCGACGACCTGCCGCGGCCGCTGCGCCCCTACGCCGACCGGCTCTTCGGCCTCACTGCCAACCCGCAGCGGCTCGCCCAGGTGCGGGCGGCACGCCGACCCGAGTCGACCTACTCATCACTCGCGCAGTGCACTCGAGAGGTGCGCTGGGCCGAAGACCTCTACCGCCGTCACGGTGTGCCCTCGCTCGACTCGACCGACCGCTCGGTCGAAGAGATGGCCGCCGTGATTCTTGCCAGCTTGCGTCGCCGAACGGCGAGCGAAAGAGAAGGAGCACAACGATGACCGCCAACATTCTCTGGTTCGACGAACTCGGCATGGGTGACGTCGCCCAGGTCGGAGGCAAGAACGCGTCGCTGGGCGAGATGGTCAGCAAGCTCGAACCGCTCGGCGTGCGAGTGCCAGGAGGGTTCGCCACGACGGCGGATGCGTACCACCACTTTCTCGCCGGCGACGGCCTCTACGACCGCATCATGCAGCTCGTGCTGCCCCTCGACGTCGCCGACGTGACCGAGCTGGCCCGCGTCGGCTCGACCATTCGAGGGTGGATCGAGCAGCAGCCGTTTCCGGCCGAGCTCGAGGCGAGCATCCGTGAGGCATACCAGCGCCTCATCGACGGCGACCCAGACCCCGACAGCGTGTCGTGGGCGGTGCGGTCGAGCGCGACAGCCGAAGACCTGCCAGACGCATCGTTCGCCGGCCAGCAAGAGACCTACCTGAACATCAGCGGCATCGACAACCTGCTGCAGGCCGTGCGCAGCGTCTTCGCGTCGCTCTTCAACGACCGCGCCATCGCCTACCGCGTGCATCACGGCTTCGCCCACGACGAGGTCGCGCTGTCGGCGGGCGTGCAGCGCATGATCCGCAGCGACATCGGGGCCTCGGGGGTCATGTTCACGATCGACACCGAGTCTGGCTTCACCGACGCCGTGTTCATCACCTCGTCGTACGGCCTCGGCGAAGCAGTCGTGCAAGGCGCCGTGAACCCCGACGAGTTCTACGTCTACAAGCCCAGCCTGCGTGCCGGCAAGGCCGCGATACTCTCTCGCGCGCTCGGCGAGAAGGCCCTCAAGATGGTCTACGCCGAAGGGTCGAGCACCTCGACGAGCACCGTGTTCACCGACGTCGAGCCGGCAGAGCGCACGAGGTTCAGCATCACCGACGCCGAAGTCGAAGAGCTCGCGCGGCACGCGCTCACCATCGAAGAGCACTACGGGCGCCCCATGGATATCGAGTGGGCGCGCGACGGCGTCGACGGCAAGCTCTACATCTTGCAGGCGCGCCCCGAGACAGTGGTCTCGCGACGCGAAGGGCAGGTGCTGCGGCGGTACTCCCTCGACGGCACGGGGCCGCTCGTCATCGCCGGCCGCGCCATCGGCCAGAAGATCGGCGCCGGGCCCGTGCGCGTGCTCACCTCGATCGACCGCATGAGCGAGTTCAACGAAGGCGACGTGCTCGTCGCCGACATGACCGACCCCGACTGGGAGCCGATCATGAAGCGGGCGTCGGCGATCGTCACCAATCGCGGCGGTCGCACCTGCCACGCAGCGATCATCGCGCGCGAACTGGGTATACCGGCCGTGGTCGGCACGGGCACCGCGACGAGCGTCATGCGCGACGAGCAAGAGGTCACCGTCTCGTGCGCCGAAGGCGACGAAGGCCGGGTCTATGAGGGCATTCTGCCGTTCGAGATCATCGAGACCTCGCTCGAGGCGATGCCCCCGCTGCCGACGAAGATCATGATGAACGTCGGCACCCCCGACCAGGCGTTCGCGTTCTCGCACCTGCCGAACCGAGGGGTCGGGTTGGCGCGGCTCGAGTTCATCATCAACCGCCAGGTGGGCATCCACCCCCGTGCGCTGCTCGAGCGCGACGTGCTGCCGGCCGACCTGCAGAAGGTGGTCGACGAGCACTGCGCCGCCTACCCCTCGCCGCGCGCGTTCTTCGTCAGCCGCGTCGCCGAAGGCGTGGCGACGATCGCGGCGGCGTTCGCCCCCGAGCCGGTCATCGTGCGGTTGAGCGACTTTAAGTCGAACGAGTATGCCGGGCTCATCGGCGGCGAGCGCTATGAGCCGCGCGAAGAGAACCCGATGCTCGGGTATCGCGGCGCCTCGCGCTACGTCTCAGAAGACTTCGCCGAAGCCTTCGCCATGGAGTGCGAGGCGATGCGACACGTGCGCGACGACATGGGGCTCGCCAACGTCGAGATCATGGTGCCGTTCGTGCGCACAGTGGGTGAGCTCGAAGCCGTCATCGAGGTGCTCGCCGAGAACGGGCTGCGCCGCGCAGAGAACGGGCTGCGCGTCATCATGATGTGCGAGATACCGTCGAACGCGATCACCGCGGCCGCTTTTCTCGAGCACGTCGACGGGTTCTCGATCGGCTCGAACGACCTCACGCAGCTCACGCTCGGAGTCGACCGAGACTCGGCGCTCGTCGCCGGCTCGTTCGACGAGCGCGACCCCGCGGTGCTCGCACTGCTCGCCATGGCGATCGACGCCTGCCGCGCGGCGGGCAAGTATGTCGGCATCTGCGGCCAGGGGCCGAGCGACCACCCCGACCTCGCCGAATGGCTCGTCGATCAGGGCATCGAGTCGATGTCGCTCAACCCCGACACCGTCGTCGAGACCTGGTTGCGGCTCGCGAAGCGCACGTCGGCGTGAGCCGCGCCCGGTGCGCCTGAGCCGAGGTTGTGGTGCGCCCGGGCCGAGGGTGCGGTGTGCCTGAGCCGAGGGTGCGACGCCCGCGCCGGATGAAGGTTGCCCCTTCACGACGTTCCCGAACTGTAGGAACAGTTGCCGAGGGCGGGAGGCCCCGAACTGTAGGAACCCCTCGAGGACTCCCGAGGAGTAGGAAACCCTCGAGCATGCAGCCCCAGCAACGCCGCCCCCTCCTACAGTTCGGGAACGTTAACAAGGCGCACACAGCACCCTGCGCGCACCCCGGCCGGGCTTGCAGCGTCTAGAGCTGCCAGGGCAGCAGCACGCCGATGAGCACGAAGAACCCGCCCGTGACCCGGTTGAACCAGCGGCCGGCGCGCGCGAGCAAGGGCTGCAGCGACTGCGACAGCGCCGCGACGACGAGCTCGAACACGATCTCGATGACGATGAACGTCGCCGCCATGATCGCGAACTGCACCCCGAGGTCGCGCTGCGGGTCGATGAACTGCGGCAGGAAGGCGACGAAGAACAGGATGCCCTTCGGGTTCGTCACCGCGGCCAAGAAGCCCTGCTGCGCGAGTGACCACCACGCGGCACTCGGCCGCTCGACGCCCGGCGACACAGCGATCGCCGGAGCCCGCCACACCTGCACGCCGAGAAACACCAGATAGGCGCCGCCCACCCACTTGAGCACCGTGAGCACGTCGGGCACGGCCGTCAGCAGGGCCCCGATGCCGAACATCGAGATCGCGATGACGACGAGAAAGCCGAGGGCCCCGCCCAGCACCGTCGCCACCGTGCGTCGCACGCCGTAGATCGCGCCGTGCGTCAGCGCCAGCAGGCCGTTCGGCCCCGGCGTGAACGAGAGGCCGAGCGCGGCGAGGGCGAAGATCAGCCAGGTGTCGATGGTCACGGCATCATCCTGCCGTGCTGACAACCCTTCAGGGCACCATCCAGCCGAGAACGGGCGTCGACTGCAGCACGATGAGCAGCGTGATGAGGGCGAGCAGCCCGAGGCTCCACGGCAGCAGGCGCCGCAGCAGCGTCGGCTCTGACCCCACCTTGCCCACAGCGGCGGCCGCCACGGCGAGGTTCTGCACCGAGAGCATCTTGCCGAGCACCCCGGCCGACGAGTTTGCCGCGGCCATGAGCACGGGCGGCAGACCCACTTGCGCGGCCGCGGCCACCTGCACGGGGCCGAAGAGCACGTTCGACGAGGTGTCAGAGCCGGTGAGCGCCACACCGATCCAGCCGATGACGGGCGAGAGCACCACGAAGAACCCGCCGGCCGACGCCAGCGCTACCCCGAGCGAGGTCGCCTGACCCGACAGGTTCATGACGAACGAGAGGCCGAGCACGGCCGCGACCGTCACGATCGTCCACCGCAGCTGATGCAGGGTTGCACCGTACGCGGCGAGACCGGTGCGCGGCACGATGTGGTAGAGCGCGGCGGTGAGCAGACCAGAGATGAGCAGCAGGGTGCCGGTGGCCCCGATGGTGTCGAGGTGCATCGTCTGGGCTCCCGCCGGGGCACCCGCGGCCGTCACGACGTCGAGCCCCGGCCAGGCGAACGTCACACTGGCCGCGGCGAACCACTCTTTGACCACCACGATCTGGGCGATCGAGAACACCGTCATGATGATCAGGTAGGGCGCCACCGACATGAGCACCTCGCGCAGCGGCGGACGCTCGACCGCGGGCACCCCCACCTCGACCGCACCGCTCATGCCCACGAGCTCAGCCGGCTGCCACACCCGCAGCATGAGCAGCACGGCGGCGATCGTCGCCACCGCCGCGACCACATCGGTCAGCTCGACGGCGAAGAAGTTCGACGTGACGTACTGCGCGAGGCCGAACACCGCACCCGCAACCAGGGCGACTGGCCACGTCTGCCGGAGGCCACGGAGGCCATCCACCAAGAAGACCAAGATGAGCGGCACCAGCAGCGCCATGAACGGCGTCTGCCGACCCGCCATCGACGCGACCTCGTCGAGAGGCAGCCCCGTCACCCCCGCGAGCGCGATCACTGGGGCCGCGAGCGCACCGAACGCGACAGGCGCCGTGTTGGCGAGCAGCGACACGAGCGCCGCCTTCAACGGAGCCATGCCCGCCGCGAGCAGCATCGCCGCCGAGATCGCCACAGGCGCCCCGAATCCCGCCAACGATTCGAGCAGCGCGCCGAAGCAGAAGGCGATGAGAATCGAGAGGACGCGCAGATCGTCGCTCACCGAGCGGATCGTGCGGCCGAACACCTCGAACCACGGCGTCACCACCGTGAGGCGATAGACCCAGAGCGCGTTCACGAGAATCCACAGAATCGGAAAGAAGCCGTAGAACACGCCAGCCGCGGCGGCGCTGAGCGCCTGCACGGGCGGCATGTTCCAGCCGACGATCGCGAGTGTGATCGACAGCGCGAGGGCGGCGAGCGCGGCGAACGGCGCACGCACCTTGAACACGCCCAGCAGCACGAACAGCAGCAGCAGCGGCAGCCCCGCGGCGATCGCCGACAGCACCAGAGACCCGAAGACAGGGTCGATGTCTTGCTCGAACACGGGTGGTGGCTCCGCTCGCAGTGGTGGTCGCGCCTCAGCGGCGCGCCCTCATTCTGCGCGTGCGAGCGCCCCCGCGCACTAGCTGAGCGCTGATTGATGACCAAAGTCCCGCCGCGCGCCCGGCCCGAGCAAGCAAAAACCCCGGCTGCTGGCGAGAGCGAACCGGGGCTTTCGTACACCCCCCGGGACTTGAACCCGGAACCCACTGATTAAGAGTCAGTTGCTCTGCCAATTGAGCTAGAGGTGCGCGAGCCCGCGAACGGGCCGAGAAAGAACACTACCACTCAGCCAGCGCGGGCCTCTACTCGGCGGGCGCTCAGCCGGCGTCGGCCGAGCATCCATACACTGTTCAGACGTCGCCCGCTCTCGCCGGCCGAACCCTCTCACGACCGCAAAGGAGCCCTCATGGCCCAGCCCCGACTCGACGCCGGAACCCCCGCCCCCGCCTTCACGCTGCCCGACAAAGACGGAGCGCACGTCTCGCTCGCCGACTACGCCGGCAAGAAGGTCGTGCTCTACTTCTACCCGGCCGCGAGCACGCCCGGGTGCACGACGCAGGCCTGCGACTTCCGCGACAACCTGGCCTCGCTGCAGGCTGCCGGCTACGTCGTGCTCGGTGTGTCGAAAGACGCTCCGGATGCCCTCCAGAAGTTCGCTGCCGACGAGCACTTGCCCTTCCCGCTGCTGAGCGACCCCGAGCTCGAGGTGCACAATGCCTACGCCACCTACGGCGAGAAGTCGATGTACGGCAAGACCGTCATGGGGGTCATCCGCTCGACGTTCGTCATCGACGAGCACGGCGTCATCGAGCACGCGCTCTACAACGTGAAGGCCACGGGTCACGTCGCGAGCCTGCGCAAGAAGCTCGGCCTCGACTGAGGCTGGCCGAAGAGCGCGGCGCGCAGGCGCTACGAGGAGCGACTTCGTCGATCGGGTATCGACAGCTCACCATCGATGCGGCGGGGCAGACCGAGCGGGTTCGATTCCCACAGTTCAGGGGGCAACTGCGCCTCGGGGGCATCTTGAAAGGTGATCGGGCGCAAGAACCGACGAATGCCCGTCGCACCGACCGACGTGAATTGCGAGGTCGTGGCCGGCCACGGTCCGCCATGGTGCTGCGACCAGGTCACGGCGACCCCGGTCGGCCAGCCGTTGAAGACAATTCGCCCTGCTCGCCCGACGAATAGATCGGTGATCGAGGAGACATCTTCGTCGGGCTCCGCGTGAATCGTACCTGTCAGACTCCCCTCGAAATCTTCGAGCAATCGCGGCACGTCATTCACATCTCGATATCGCACCAACAGCGTTGTCGGCCCGAATACCTCTGCGAGCAGCGCGTCCGAGTCGGTTGTGAGACGCTCTGCATCGACGGCGAACACCATCGAGCGAACTGAGCCAGGCTCGTGAGTCATCTCGCCCGCGATCAGCTCGACCCCGGTCGATCGTTGCCAAGCGGTGACGCCTTCGACGAATCCGGCGCTGATCCGGTCGGTCAGCAGAGTCTCGTTGGCGCTTCGAACGTGTGCTCCCACGTGGCGCTCGACGTTGGAGTCGCGTGGCACGAGCACGACCCCCGGCTTCGTGCAGAATTGTCCGGCTCCGAGTTGAAAAGACTGCGCAAGACCCTCAGCGAGTTGTGCACCGCGAGCGCTATCTGCGCCCGGCGTGATCACAACTGGGTTGATGCTTCCGAGCTCGCCGAAGAACGGAATCGGATCAGGGCGCGACATAGCACGATCGAACAGCGCTCGACCTCCCGCAAGCGAGCCGGTGAATCCCACCGCGCGTATCACTGGATGCATCACCAGCGCAGCCCCTGCACCAGTTCCTTCGACGAGAGAGACCAGCCCGATGGGCGCTCCGACTTCGTCGAGGGCGCGATCGATGACGCTCGTGGTTCGACGTGAGAGCTGGGGATGCCCGGAGTGTGCCTTGACGACGACAGAGCATCCCGCAGCAATCGCCGACGCGGTATCACCGCCGGCGACAGAGAAGGCAAAGGGGAAGTTCGAGGCCGAGAAGACCGCTACGGGCCCGAGGGGAATCAGCATCCTTCGAAGGTCTGGAACCCGTGGCGCGACGGTATCGCGCGCGTGGTCGATCGACAACTCGAGAAACGATCCCTCTTCGATAACGCTTGCGAGGTGCCTCAATTGGCCGCTAGTGCGAGCGACCTCACCCTCGAGCCGCTCGAGACCGAGGTGAGTCTCAGCCGCAGCAATGTGCACGAGTTCGTCGACATTCGAGTCGAGGGCCGCCGCTATCGCCCGCAGCCACGAAGCGCGCTCGCGCGTCGTCGCACGACGTGCCACCTCCGACGCCGACTGCGCGGCGGCGCATCGCTCGTCGAGTTCGTCTGATGTGGTTTCAGTCATGCTGGCTTCCTACCCGTCTTTGGAGTCGCTCGCGTGTGGGCGCGCACACCGAGTGCGCGGGCAGGTGCATGCTGCAGCGCGAGCACGTGATTCATTATATGAAATACTAGTTCATTGAACGATGTAGCTTTCTCACCGATGAGCCTCCAGAGGAGGAGCCCGTGCCGCAACGGTTCTACTCGAACCCTGTCCTCAACGCCGACTGGTCTGATCCTGATGTGATCCGCGTCGACGGAGACTTCTACCTGACTGCGTCGAGCTTCAATCGCGTGCCGGGACTGCCGATTCTGCACTCACGAGATCTCGTCGAGTGGAACCTCATCGGTCACGCGCTCGAACGGTTGACGCCCGAGGATCACTTCGCGTTGCCGCGCCACGGCGCCGGCGTCTGGGCGCCGACGATCAGATACCGCGATGGCATCTTCTACATCTTCTATCCCGACCCCGACCACGGAATCTACGTCGTCACGGCGAGCGATCCTGCAGGGCCATGGAGCGCACCGCACCTGCTCTACGCCGGTCGCGGACTGATCGACCCGTGCCCGTTCTGGGACGACGACGGCAAGGCATACCTCGCTCATGCTTGGGCCAAGACGCGTGCAGGCTTCTGGAACCGCATCACAATGCTCGAGATGGCGCCGGATGCGTCGCGCATCATCGGCGCGCCGGCCACGCTCATCGAGGGTGAAGATCTGCCCGGCTTCATCGTGCTCGAGGGGCCCAAGATCTACAAGCGCGAGGGCTGGTATTGGGTCTTCGCGCCCGCCGGAACGGTGCCAATCGGTTGGCAGTCTGTCTTTCGGTCGCAACAGATCTGGGGCCCCTATGAAGAGAGAACTGTGCTTGCGCAAGGCACGTCCTCGGTCAATGGCCCGCACCAGGGAGCATGGGTGACAGACGTGGACGACCAAGACTGGTTCGTGCACTTTCAAGACCGGGGTGCGTTCGGCCGCGTCGTGCACCTGCAACCAATGGGCTGGGGTGATGACGGCTGGCCGAGAATGGGAACGAATGCCCAAGGAGCCCTCGGCACCAGGGCAGGAGAGCCGGTGCTGCGGCACCCGGTTCCCGCCGGTTCGACGCACCCAGAGCGGCCACCACGCCGATGGGGCGGTGCGCTTCCGCCTCACTGGCATTGGCAGGCGAACCCGGGCAGTGATTGGCTCGTCGAGCATGATGACAGAAACCTCGTGCTCTCCGCCTTGCCGAATGACACGGTAAACCTGCGAGAAATTCCTCAGGTTCTCGGGCACAGGGTGCCGGGCGTTGCATCCACCACGTGCGCGACGATCGGCATCGACAACCCGGTCGCGGGTACGCGCGCAGGCATTGTTGTACTGGGCAAGACCTACTTCTGGATCGGCGTGCGAAGCAGAGCGGGCGGCGTGCTCGCCCTCGAAGCGGCAACAGGAGGATTCGCTCGTGTTGAAGAAATTCATTCCTCAGTTGTCGTGGAGCCTGACGCTCGTGTAACGTGCCGCGTCAGCATCTCCGACGCCGGCATCGTCACAGCCTCGTGGCGTGTCGGCGAGTCTGCTTGGAACCACGTGGGACACGAGTTCACGATGACGCCCGGCATGTGGATTGGCGCAGAGGTGGGGCTCTTCGCGACGTCGCCTGTGGGCACCGAGGGCGACCTTCCGAAGGGCCTGTTCGAAGACGTCGACATCGTCGAGCGAGGAGAGCAGCCACGATGACGATGCCATCATCCGCCTCTACGCCTGCTCTGGGACGACTGCACGGCAAGGTTGCAGTTGTCACGGGGGGTGCGCAAGGTCAGGGTCGAGCCCACGTCGAGGCGATGGTGCGCGAAGGGGCGAACGTGATCATCGCCGACATCCTGGATGCAGAAGGAGAGTCTCTCGCCCGAGAACTCGGCGCTCGTGCCCTCTTCGCGCATCTCGATGTGCGCTCCGACGACGACTGGAACCGCGCGATCGAATTCGCCCTCGAGTCGTTCGGCGTCGTGAATGTCTTGGTCAACAACGCAGGCGTACTGGTGCGGGGGTCGATCGGCGACGTGAGTATCGACGAGTGGAACAGGGCACTTGACATCAACCTGACCGGATCGTTTCGCGGAATTCGTGCCGCATTGCCCGCCTTGCGAGACGCGAGGCCCAGCTCGATCATCAATGTGTCGTCGACGGCCGGGTTTCTCGGCTTTCCCGGCATGTCGGCCTACAACGCCTCGAAGTTCGCGCTTCGGGGACTTACGCGGGCCGCGGCGGTCGAGCTGGCCCCCGACGGCATCAGAGTGAATTCCATCCACCCTGGCAACGTGCAGACGGCGATGATCGAAGA containing:
- a CDS encoding L-lactate permease; this encodes MFEQDIDPVFGSLVLSAIAAGLPLLLLFVLLGVFKVRAPFAALAALALSITLAIVGWNMPPVQALSAAAAGVFYGFFPILWILVNALWVYRLTVVTPWFEVFGRTIRSVSDDLRVLSILIAFCFGALLESLAGFGAPVAISAAMLLAAGMAPLKAALVSLLANTAPVAFGALAAPVIALAGVTGLPLDEVASMAGRQTPFMALLVPLILVFLVDGLRGLRQTWPVALVAGAVFGLAQYVTSNFFAVELTDVVAAVATIAAVLLMLRVWQPAELVGMSGAVEVGVPAVERPPLREVLMSVAPYLIIMTVFSIAQIVVVKEWFAAASVTFAWPGLDVVTAAGAPAGAQTMHLDTIGATGTLLLISGLLTAALYHIVPRTGLAAYGATLHQLRWTIVTVAAVLGLSFVMNLSGQATSLGVALASAGGFFVVLSPVIGWIGVALTGSDTSSNVLFGPVQVAAAAQVGLPPVLMAAANSSAGVLGKMLSVQNLAVAAAAVGKVGSEPTLLRRLLPWSLGLLALITLLIVLQSTPVLGWMVP
- the bcp gene encoding thioredoxin-dependent thiol peroxidase, translating into MAQPRLDAGTPAPAFTLPDKDGAHVSLADYAGKKVVLYFYPAASTPGCTTQACDFRDNLASLQAAGYVVLGVSKDAPDALQKFAADEHLPFPLLSDPELEVHNAYATYGEKSMYGKTVMGVIRSTFVIDEHGVIEHALYNVKATGHVASLRKKLGLD
- a CDS encoding aldehyde dehydrogenase (NADP(+)), with product MTETTSDELDERCAAAQSASEVARRATTRERASWLRAIAAALDSNVDELVHIAAAETHLGLERLEGEVARTSGQLRHLASVIEEGSFLELSIDHARDTVAPRVPDLRRMLIPLGPVAVFSASNFPFAFSVAGGDTASAIAAGCSVVVKAHSGHPQLSRRTTSVIDRALDEVGAPIGLVSLVEGTGAGAALVMHPVIRAVGFTGSLAGGRALFDRAMSRPDPIPFFGELGSINPVVITPGADSARGAQLAEGLAQSFQLGAGQFCTKPGVVLVPRDSNVERHVGAHVRSANETLLTDRISAGFVEGVTAWQRSTGVELIAGEMTHEPGSVRSMVFAVDAERLTTDSDALLAEVFGPTTLLVRYRDVNDVPRLLEDFEGSLTGTIHAEPDEDVSSITDLFVGRAGRIVFNGWPTGVAVTWSQHHGGPWPATTSQFTSVGATGIRRFLRPITFQDAPEAQLPPELWESNPLGLPRRIDGELSIPDRRSRSS
- a CDS encoding SDR family oxidoreductase, yielding MTMPSSASTPALGRLHGKVAVVTGGAQGQGRAHVEAMVREGANVIIADILDAEGESLARELGARALFAHLDVRSDDDWNRAIEFALESFGVVNVLVNNAGVLVRGSIGDVSIDEWNRALDINLTGSFRGIRAALPALRDARPSSIINVSSTAGFLGFPGMSAYNASKFALRGLTRAAAVELAPDGIRVNSIHPGNVQTAMIEDYDGGFDQVAQRRAARADEISPLVVYLASDESSYCTGSEFIIDGGESAGHPVDHARATERSSLSGTE
- the ppsR gene encoding pyruvate, phosphate dikinase/phosphoenolpyruvate synthase regulator; its protein translation is MSTAAAAARPVFFVSDGTAITAETLGSALLVSFPGVPLDRHTIPFVDTADAAAEAVATITDAAHAAATDAPPLVFTTIRDLAVRQRVAAAPAIVIDLLGGHLREVEAALGVSAQPGRGTVHSLGDLDRYHDRMWAIEYAIEHDDGQSLRALDRAQVILIAPSRCGKTPTSMYLALQHGIVVANYPLTDDDLPEGRLPSDDLPRPLRPYADRLFGLTANPQRLAQVRAARRPESTYSSLAQCTREVRWAEDLYRRHGVPSLDSTDRSVEEMAAVILASLRRRTASEREGAQR
- the ppsA gene encoding phosphoenolpyruvate synthase; protein product: MTANILWFDELGMGDVAQVGGKNASLGEMVSKLEPLGVRVPGGFATTADAYHHFLAGDGLYDRIMQLVLPLDVADVTELARVGSTIRGWIEQQPFPAELEASIREAYQRLIDGDPDPDSVSWAVRSSATAEDLPDASFAGQQETYLNISGIDNLLQAVRSVFASLFNDRAIAYRVHHGFAHDEVALSAGVQRMIRSDIGASGVMFTIDTESGFTDAVFITSSYGLGEAVVQGAVNPDEFYVYKPSLRAGKAAILSRALGEKALKMVYAEGSSTSTSTVFTDVEPAERTRFSITDAEVEELARHALTIEEHYGRPMDIEWARDGVDGKLYILQARPETVVSRREGQVLRRYSLDGTGPLVIAGRAIGQKIGAGPVRVLTSIDRMSEFNEGDVLVADMTDPDWEPIMKRASAIVTNRGGRTCHAAIIARELGIPAVVGTGTATSVMRDEQEVTVSCAEGDEGRVYEGILPFEIIETSLEAMPPLPTKIMMNVGTPDQAFAFSHLPNRGVGLARLEFIINRQVGIHPRALLERDVLPADLQKVVDEHCAAYPSPRAFFVSRVAEGVATIAAAFAPEPVIVRLSDFKSNEYAGLIGGERYEPREENPMLGYRGASRYVSEDFAEAFAMECEAMRHVRDDMGLANVEIMVPFVRTVGELEAVIEVLAENGLRRAENGLRVIMMCEIPSNAITAAAFLEHVDGFSIGSNDLTQLTLGVDRDSALVAGSFDERDPAVLALLAMAIDACRAAGKYVGICGQGPSDHPDLAEWLVDQGIESMSLNPDTVVETWLRLAKRTSA
- a CDS encoding LysE family translocator, producing the protein MTIDTWLIFALAALGLSFTPGPNGLLALTHGAIYGVRRTVATVLGGALGFLVVIAISMFGIGALLTAVPDVLTVLKWVGGAYLVFLGVQVWRAPAIAVSPGVERPSAAWWSLAQQGFLAAVTNPKGILFFVAFLPQFIDPQRDLGVQFAIMAATFIVIEIVFELVVAALSQSLQPLLARAGRWFNRVTGGFFVLIGVLLPWQL
- a CDS encoding glycoside hydrolase 43 family protein; the encoded protein is MPQRFYSNPVLNADWSDPDVIRVDGDFYLTASSFNRVPGLPILHSRDLVEWNLIGHALERLTPEDHFALPRHGAGVWAPTIRYRDGIFYIFYPDPDHGIYVVTASDPAGPWSAPHLLYAGRGLIDPCPFWDDDGKAYLAHAWAKTRAGFWNRITMLEMAPDASRIIGAPATLIEGEDLPGFIVLEGPKIYKREGWYWVFAPAGTVPIGWQSVFRSQQIWGPYEERTVLAQGTSSVNGPHQGAWVTDVDDQDWFVHFQDRGAFGRVVHLQPMGWGDDGWPRMGTNAQGALGTRAGEPVLRHPVPAGSTHPERPPRRWGGALPPHWHWQANPGSDWLVEHDDRNLVLSALPNDTVNLREIPQVLGHRVPGVASTTCATIGIDNPVAGTRAGIVVLGKTYFWIGVRSRAGGVLALEAATGGFARVEEIHSSVVVEPDARVTCRVSISDAGIVTASWRVGESAWNHVGHEFTMTPGMWIGAEVGLFATSPVGTEGDLPKGLFEDVDIVERGEQPR